A single genomic interval of Desulfovibrio desulfuricans harbors:
- the thyX gene encoding FAD-dependent thymidylate synthase gives MLDEKYTGNGKVVLLAGGGKIYTDIAARFVRSERDLEEIVASPYSRQIVQNILDSGHRAALEFDFFLFGVEGYSRVTETQLVRKRLASYLIKSGRAELGGKRRYSVVYPRSVAEFSAQVTLPDGHTATLSGHDLADISRQWYDAGLDAGLPEEDLRYLKPQATEFKAIIGMNAHALLDWFAIRCCRNAQHEIRHLAWQMLRLCRKAAPDLFAGAGPSCVQMGYCPENKRQHARCVGRVLTKEQALEMLRSHGGQQTSAEDFTDQ, from the coding sequence ATGCTTGACGAAAAATACACTGGCAACGGCAAGGTTGTGCTGCTGGCAGGCGGCGGAAAAATCTACACGGATATCGCCGCCCGATTTGTGCGCAGCGAGCGCGATCTGGAAGAAATTGTGGCCTCGCCCTACTCGCGCCAGATCGTGCAGAATATTCTCGATTCCGGCCACCGGGCCGCGCTTGAATTCGACTTTTTTCTCTTTGGCGTTGAGGGTTATTCGCGCGTTACCGAAACCCAGCTTGTGCGCAAGCGGCTGGCCTCGTACCTCATAAAATCCGGACGGGCGGAACTGGGCGGCAAACGCCGTTATTCCGTGGTGTATCCGCGCAGCGTGGCCGAATTTTCCGCGCAGGTGACCCTGCCCGACGGGCACACGGCAACCCTCAGCGGGCACGATCTGGCTGACATTTCACGGCAGTGGTATGATGCTGGCCTTGACGCGGGCCTGCCAGAAGAAGATTTGCGCTACCTGAAGCCTCAGGCCACGGAATTCAAGGCCATCATCGGCATGAATGCCCACGCCCTGCTCGACTGGTTTGCCATCCGCTGCTGCCGCAATGCCCAGCACGAAATACGGCATCTGGCGTGGCAGATGCTGCGCCTTTGCCGCAAGGCCGCGCCCGACCTCTTTGCCGGTGCAGGCCCAAGCTGCGTGCAGATGGGCTATTGTCCTGAAAACAAGCGCCAGCACGCCCGGTGCGTGGGCCGCGTGCTCACCAAGGAGCAGGCGCTCGAAATGCTGCGCTCTCATGGCGGGCAGCAGACCAGCGCGGAAGACTTTACCGATCAGTAA
- a CDS encoding O-antigen ligase family protein: protein MHVRERLLCALRNPSDVQWSRCLFWSFWISLASFPIGYGAREVLPVICFIFLLLFYRYNWTESVLHRLDARPLFYCLWGMIGIGVFFSENIWTSLLHAGTGINKGFILPFIGMECVRSEKDLRRLVWACVLACFWEGLDGLHQALTGTDFIMGYALNAGRLTGSLGDYTVGNYIALALIPAFSLWFILRRALSPAASALLWFATLWPAFFLLIGASSRSGALAVAVSFGLWVLLRGGRGRFKLAVGSLGILLAVLVLQGRAGLGAVESDGRWSLWHLAWQVFCEHPWLGAGAGRYNEAFRALGLTPEKDVITISHPHNLYLDMLYAHGIVGFVLGMIFLLGFIWWGYKRIRPRLLAELESKSPSNYWRMTAWFWIGFGGWLVNGIFGHDFYRIWWLGLAMSHLGVMIGAVVNGQDAAPEDLAEQARQDEAAAVSKTFF, encoded by the coding sequence TTGCACGTACGGGAGCGCCTGCTTTGCGCACTGCGCAATCCGTCTGATGTGCAGTGGAGCCGTTGCCTTTTCTGGTCGTTCTGGATTTCGCTGGCCTCCTTTCCCATAGGGTACGGCGCGCGTGAGGTCTTGCCAGTCATCTGCTTTATTTTTCTGTTGCTCTTTTATCGCTACAACTGGACAGAAAGCGTTTTGCACAGGCTTGATGCGCGCCCGCTTTTTTATTGCCTGTGGGGCATGATCGGCATTGGCGTGTTTTTTTCAGAGAACATATGGACTTCGCTTCTTCACGCGGGCACAGGCATTAACAAGGGTTTTATTCTGCCGTTCATCGGCATGGAATGCGTGCGGAGCGAAAAAGACCTGCGCCGCCTTGTGTGGGCCTGCGTGCTGGCCTGCTTCTGGGAAGGGCTGGATGGCCTGCATCAGGCGCTGACCGGCACGGATTTCATCATGGGCTACGCCCTTAATGCGGGCAGGCTCACGGGGAGCCTCGGCGATTATACTGTGGGCAACTACATAGCCCTGGCGCTCATTCCTGCCTTTTCCCTCTGGTTTATCCTGCGCCGTGCCCTCTCGCCTGCGGCTTCGGCCCTGCTGTGGTTTGCAACGCTCTGGCCCGCGTTTTTTTTGCTGATTGGCGCAAGCAGCCGTAGCGGCGCGCTGGCCGTGGCTGTTTCCTTTGGTTTGTGGGTTCTGCTGCGCGGAGGCCGTGGACGCTTCAAACTGGCCGTGGGCTCGCTGGGCATTCTGCTGGCTGTGCTCGTGCTACAGGGGCGGGCCGGGCTGGGTGCGGTGGAGAGCGATGGCCGCTGGAGCCTGTGGCATCTGGCATGGCAGGTGTTTTGCGAGCATCCCTGGCTGGGAGCCGGTGCGGGCCGTTATAATGAGGCCTTCCGCGCGCTCGGCCTTACGCCTGAAAAAGACGTTATCACCATCAGCCATCCGCACAACCTTTATCTGGATATGCTGTACGCGCATGGTATTGTTGGCTTTGTGCTGGGCATGATTTTTCTGCTGGGCTTCATATGGTGGGGCTACAAGCGTATACGCCCGCGCCTGCTGGCAGAGCTTGAAAGCAAAAGCCCCAGCAACTACTGGCGTATGACCGCCTGGTTCTGGATCGGTTTTGGCGGCTGGCTGGTCAACGGCATCTTTGGGCATGATTTTTACCGCATCTGGTGGCTGGGGCTTGCCATGAGCCACCTTGGGGTCATGATCGGGGCTGTGGTCAACGGGCAGGATGCCGCACCCGAAGACCTGGCCGAGCAGGCGCGTCAGGATGAAGCCGCAGCGGTGAGCAAAACATTTTTTTAA
- a CDS encoding DUF3298 and DUF4163 domain-containing protein, which translates to MPRLVFFLLLLLPLLACAQAALAARLPEVQAAGSLKAETPAQGMKVIPARKDSAGAPPTSLAAADPNAGAGQPPQHQTNADKAPPASADVAPAPEAVEKADEKTAAAIISGSRRPGIIEHQIVRTNREDKPDINLSYPSLGIRAVDANIREWATGIANAFEETFNSPGLYPDENRPVPELWCSYSLSHPSDKALSITFEVWTYTGGAQGNLDIMTLNYSLLTGQRLGLVDIFEDPDAALAIMSAWSRRELFQRLGGMRQEQYLRTGLNPVPENFASLTLTPSGIRINFQPYQVAPGMAGAQKVEIPIEELQPAHPLMLLWGK; encoded by the coding sequence ATGCCCCGCTTAGTCTTTTTTCTGCTTCTGCTTTTGCCGCTGCTGGCATGCGCGCAAGCCGCCCTTGCCGCCCGTCTGCCCGAAGTGCAGGCAGCGGGATCACTTAAAGCTGAAACTCCAGCTCAGGGCATGAAAGTAATACCGGCCCGCAAGGATTCCGCGGGCGCGCCTCCCACTTCGCTGGCCGCTGCCGACCCCAATGCGGGCGCAGGCCAGCCCCCTCAGCACCAGACCAATGCGGACAAAGCCCCCCCTGCCTCGGCAGATGTCGCGCCAGCGCCGGAAGCCGTGGAAAAAGCCGACGAAAAGACTGCGGCAGCCATTATTTCCGGTTCTCGCCGCCCTGGCATCATTGAACACCAGATCGTGCGCACCAACCGGGAAGACAAGCCGGATATCAATCTCAGCTATCCCTCGCTGGGTATTCGCGCAGTGGACGCCAATATCCGCGAATGGGCCACGGGCATTGCCAACGCCTTTGAAGAAACCTTCAATTCGCCCGGTCTGTACCCGGATGAAAACCGCCCGGTTCCCGAACTGTGGTGTTCCTACTCTCTAAGCCATCCTTCAGACAAGGCGCTGAGCATCACCTTTGAAGTCTGGACCTACACGGGCGGCGCACAGGGCAATCTGGACATCATGACCCTGAACTACAGCCTGCTGACAGGCCAGCGCCTTGGGCTGGTGGATATTTTTGAAGATCCGGACGCGGCCCTTGCCATCATGTCCGCATGGTCGCGCAGGGAACTTTTCCAGCGCCTCGGCGGCATGCGTCAGGAGCAGTACCTGCGCACAGGCCTTAATCCCGTGCCGGAAAACTTCGCCAGCCTGACCCTGACGCCCTCGGGCATACGCATAAACTTTCAGCCCTATCAGGTGGCCCCCGGCATGGCTGGCGCGCAGAAGGTGGAAATCCCCATTGAAGAACTCCAGCCTGCGCACCCCCTGATGCTGCTCTGGGGCAAATAA
- the uvrC gene encoding excinuclease ABC subunit UvrC, producing the protein MQKPESSSIPLTPGVYLYKDAKGRIIYVGKARVLRRRVLSYFRPEGLPAKTRAMLSHAESIEYLTTTTEKEALLLEASCIKKHRPHYNIVLRDDKQYVLFRINPKHPFPRLEIVRQARRDGARYFGPFTSALAARETWKLIHRAFALRRCTDKAMKNRVRPCLYHFMGQCPAPCMGMVTSQEYNENVRKVTDLLQGRSAELLGGLRAAMEQAAEELEFERAASLRDQIRAVESTVERQAAVLPGGGDMDVVGLFSADKGLALGLIFVRNGAVTDGRAFYWSGLTFEDAPELLWSFMGQYYSQATPPPRILLPWIPADQEEEQGEEGEKAAAETGQAAESGASTRETLEQTLADRRGGAVRIVPPQNAGDNQLIDLAQSNAREEARRQEQKTDQNILERLAKALHLPGPPMRIECVDVSHTGGQQTRVGMVVFEDGKPERSQYRAYAMPDSGDDYATLYAWVARRLESGPPWPDLLLIDGGRGQLGSVQRALREAGQEDLFALAAIAKARDEEGHADRRAGNVADRIFVPNRANPLPLREGGPELLFLQNVRDNTHRFAIGRHRRARQGAALSGELMRLPGIGPATARLLWDNFGSVEAMRAAGVEDLCKIPGIGPAKAALLREKLRGLD; encoded by the coding sequence ATGCAGAAGCCCGAATCATCCAGCATTCCCCTTACTCCCGGCGTTTACCTATACAAGGACGCCAAGGGCCGCATTATCTATGTGGGCAAGGCGCGCGTGCTGCGCCGCCGGGTGCTCTCCTATTTTCGGCCAGAAGGCCTGCCCGCCAAAACGCGGGCCATGCTTTCGCATGCCGAGAGCATCGAGTACCTGACCACGACCACGGAAAAAGAGGCCCTGCTGCTGGAAGCCAGTTGCATCAAAAAGCACAGGCCGCACTACAACATCGTGCTGCGCGACGACAAGCAGTACGTGCTTTTTCGCATCAATCCCAAGCATCCCTTTCCCCGGCTGGAAATCGTGCGGCAGGCGCGGCGGGACGGCGCGCGCTATTTCGGCCCGTTCACGTCTGCTCTGGCGGCGCGCGAAACGTGGAAGCTCATCCACCGCGCCTTTGCCCTGCGGCGCTGCACCGACAAGGCCATGAAAAACCGTGTGCGCCCCTGCCTGTATCATTTTATGGGGCAATGCCCGGCGCCCTGCATGGGCATGGTGACATCGCAGGAATACAACGAAAACGTGCGCAAGGTGACGGATCTGCTCCAGGGGCGCTCTGCCGAGCTGCTTGGCGGGCTGCGCGCCGCCATGGAACAGGCCGCCGAAGAACTGGAATTTGAAAGGGCCGCCAGCCTGCGCGACCAGATCCGCGCTGTGGAAAGCACGGTTGAACGGCAGGCCGCCGTGCTGCCCGGCGGCGGCGACATGGACGTGGTGGGCCTGTTTTCTGCGGACAAGGGGCTGGCGCTGGGGCTTATCTTTGTGCGCAACGGGGCCGTGACGGACGGACGGGCTTTTTACTGGTCGGGCCTGACTTTTGAAGACGCGCCGGAGCTTTTGTGGTCGTTCATGGGGCAGTATTACAGCCAGGCCACGCCGCCCCCGCGCATCCTGCTGCCATGGATCCCCGCCGATCAGGAAGAGGAGCAGGGGGAAGAGGGCGAGAAGGCGGCAGCCGAAACCGGGCAGGCAGCCGAAAGCGGCGCATCAACCCGCGAGACTCTGGAGCAGACTCTTGCCGATCGCCGGGGCGGAGCCGTGCGCATTGTGCCGCCGCAAAATGCGGGCGACAACCAGCTCATAGACCTTGCGCAGTCCAACGCGCGGGAGGAAGCCCGCCGTCAGGAACAGAAAACTGATCAGAATATTCTGGAGCGTCTGGCAAAAGCTTTGCACCTGCCCGGCCCGCCCATGCGCATTGAATGCGTGGACGTGTCCCACACCGGCGGGCAACAGACCCGCGTGGGCATGGTTGTTTTTGAGGACGGCAAGCCCGAACGTTCGCAGTACCGGGCCTATGCCATGCCCGACAGCGGGGATGACTACGCCACCCTGTATGCCTGGGTGGCGCGCAGGCTTGAGAGCGGCCCGCCGTGGCCGGATTTGCTGCTCATAGACGGCGGGCGCGGGCAGCTCGGCTCCGTGCAGCGCGCCCTGCGCGAGGCAGGGCAGGAAGACCTTTTCGCCCTTGCGGCCATTGCCAAGGCCAGGGATGAAGAGGGGCATGCCGACCGTCGCGCTGGCAATGTGGCTGACAGAATTTTTGTGCCCAACCGCGCAAATCCGCTGCCCCTGCGCGAGGGCGGCCCGGAACTGCTGTTTTTGCAGAACGTGCGCGACAACACCCACCGTTTTGCCATTGGCCGACACCGCAGGGCGCGGCAGGGAGCAGCACTGTCTGGCGAGCTGATGCGCTTGCCGGGTATAGGCCCTGCCACGGCGCGTTTGTTGTGGGACAACTTTGGCAGCGTTGAGGCCATGCGGGCCGCAGGGGTGGAGGATTTGTGCAAGATTCCCGGCATCGGCCCCGCCAAGGCCGCTCTGCTGCGCGAAAAGCTGCGCGGTCTGGACTGA
- a CDS encoding basic amino acid ABC transporter substrate-binding protein, which translates to MFRRVILALITLALLCGPAAAAEKFIVASDCTWPPMEMLDANKQPEGFSTDYLRAMGKAAGFEVEVRNIAWDGIFGGVATGQYDIVASSVTITPEREKQFDFSAPYYEVVQAVVLPAGKSIKTLADLKGKKVGGQIGTTGIFVMRKANVNADIKEYDDVGLAIQDLVGGRLDAVICDDPVAMYYVNKKPDTAGKLNISFKADEKEYYGFTVRKGRKDLVEKLNKGIAAVKASGEDRKIAEKWLGKSN; encoded by the coding sequence ATGTTTCGCCGTGTTATTCTTGCCCTGATTACCCTTGCCCTGCTCTGCGGGCCGGCGGCTGCCGCCGAAAAATTCATTGTGGCCAGCGACTGCACATGGCCCCCCATGGAAATGCTGGACGCCAACAAGCAGCCTGAAGGCTTCTCCACTGACTACCTCCGCGCCATGGGCAAAGCCGCAGGCTTTGAGGTTGAAGTGCGCAACATCGCGTGGGACGGCATTTTTGGCGGTGTGGCCACCGGACAGTACGACATCGTGGCTTCCTCGGTGACCATTACCCCCGAGCGTGAAAAGCAGTTTGACTTCTCCGCTCCTTACTATGAAGTAGTTCAGGCCGTGGTGCTGCCCGCTGGCAAGAGCATCAAGACCCTGGCCGACCTCAAGGGCAAGAAGGTCGGCGGCCAGATCGGCACCACCGGCATCTTTGTTATGCGCAAGGCCAATGTCAACGCGGATATCAAGGAATATGACGATGTGGGCCTGGCCATTCAGGATCTCGTGGGCGGCCGTCTTGACGCCGTTATCTGCGATGATCCGGTTGCCATGTACTATGTGAACAAAAAGCCTGACACCGCCGGCAAGCTGAACATTTCGTTCAAGGCCGACGAAAAGGAATACTATGGCTTCACCGTCCGCAAGGGCCGCAAAGACCTGGTGGAAAAGCTGAACAAGGGCATTGCCGCTGTGAAGGCTTCTGGCGAAGACCGCAAAATTGCTGAAAAGTGGCTTGGTAAATCCAACTAA
- a CDS encoding amino acid ABC transporter permease has translation MHDKKDGSKGNIIMVTDGASIPDPREWRLINAWSIALVGALGTLFTLCTLWPEPYLRILLYLPDGILITFKITMLSICCAVPLGLLTGLGRISDNRLINLIASTYVEVIRGIPLLVQIFYIYYALSRFVQVSGVTSAVVAISFCYGAYMGEVFRAGITAINKGQTEAARSLGFNRYQTMRLVVLPQAMRTILPPVGNECIAMLKDTSLVSIMAVPDIMQRARSFVGTTYLYFETYTMVAIIYLIITLVLSKAVSIMESRLNYYDGK, from the coding sequence ATGCACGATAAAAAAGATGGAAGCAAAGGCAACATCATTATGGTCACGGATGGCGCGTCCATCCCCGACCCGCGTGAATGGCGCCTGATAAACGCATGGTCTATCGCCCTTGTGGGCGCGCTCGGCACCCTGTTCACGCTCTGCACGCTCTGGCCCGAGCCATACCTGCGCATTCTGCTTTACCTGCCGGACGGCATACTGATCACATTCAAGATCACCATGCTTTCCATCTGCTGTGCAGTGCCGCTTGGCTTGCTCACAGGTCTTGGTCGCATTTCAGACAACCGCCTCATAAATCTCATCGCTTCCACCTATGTGGAAGTGATACGCGGCATCCCCCTGCTGGTGCAGATTTTTTACATCTACTACGCCCTCTCGCGCTTTGTGCAGGTGAGCGGCGTCACCTCTGCGGTGGTTGCCATCAGTTTTTGCTACGGCGCCTACATGGGCGAAGTGTTCCGTGCGGGCATCACGGCCATCAACAAGGGCCAGACAGAAGCCGCGCGTTCACTGGGCTTCAACCGCTATCAGACCATGCGCCTTGTGGTGCTGCCCCAGGCCATGCGCACCATTCTGCCCCCCGTGGGCAACGAATGCATCGCCATGCTCAAGGATACCTCGCTTGTATCCATCATGGCAGTGCCGGACATCATGCAACGCGCGCGCAGCTTTGTGGGCACCACCTACCTGTATTTTGAGACCTACACCATGGTGGCAATCATTTATCTCATTATCACCCTTGTGCTCTCCAAGGCTGTGAGCATCATGGAATCCAGGCTGAACTACTATGACGGAAAATAG
- a CDS encoding amino acid ABC transporter ATP-binding protein: MTENSAAPIISINHVWKYFGSLPALQDVSLDIAPGERVVIIGPSGSGKSTLLRSINRLEQIDQGSIIVQGQDIQSDENNINEMRQNLGMVFQQFNLFPHKTVLENLTLAPRHLRKLSREEADARALGLLKKVGISDKANVYPAMLSGGQQQRVAIARALAMQPSIMLFDEPTSALDPEMVGEVLDVMVKLAEEGMTMVCVTHEMGFARTVADRLIFMDQGQIVEMGKPEMLFTAPRHPRLRQFLNQIL, encoded by the coding sequence ATGACGGAAAATAGCGCCGCCCCCATTATCTCCATCAATCACGTCTGGAAGTACTTTGGTTCGCTGCCTGCCTTGCAGGATGTGAGCCTGGATATCGCACCCGGCGAACGTGTGGTTATTATCGGCCCTTCCGGCTCCGGCAAGTCTACCCTGTTGCGTTCCATCAACAGGCTGGAACAGATCGACCAGGGCAGCATCATTGTTCAGGGGCAGGATATCCAGAGCGATGAGAACAACATCAACGAGATGCGCCAGAATCTGGGCATGGTTTTTCAGCAGTTCAATCTTTTCCCGCACAAGACGGTACTGGAAAACCTCACTCTTGCCCCGCGCCACCTGCGCAAGCTCTCGCGCGAGGAGGCTGACGCCCGCGCCCTGGGTCTTCTCAAAAAGGTCGGCATCAGCGACAAGGCCAATGTGTACCCTGCCATGCTTTCGGGTGGGCAGCAGCAGCGTGTTGCCATTGCGCGCGCCCTGGCCATGCAGCCCTCCATCATGCTCTTTGATGAACCCACATCAGCTCTTGACCCCGAAATGGTGGGCGAAGTGCTGGACGTTATGGTGAAGCTGGCAGAAGAAGGCATGACAATGGTTTGCGTAACCCACGAAATGGGCTTTGCGCGCACGGTCGCCGACCGCCTCATCTTTATGGATCAGGGCCAGATTGTGGAAATGGGCAAGCCTGAAATGCTTTTCACTGCCCCCCGCCATCCGCGCCTGCGGCAGTTCCTGAATCAGATTCTGTAG
- a CDS encoding NYN domain-containing protein, with amino-acid sequence MARFTGFDEVFSALYVDFDNIYTRFLEIDPEAARAFGSVPYRWVRWIENHALRILYGEGVRRRILKRMCYLNPQRYQEYRNPFIRSAFQVVDCPPLTTRGKTSTDIHLVMDCMDDLSHSTHFDEFIILSGDADFTPLLIRLQEHARRTLVLSVGYSSPAYTAAASWRIREDWFLQQALRDERADEVDDQPIAVVPTPPIARTAHAAPSAPEKNPDDEDEGPAPGNAW; translated from the coding sequence ATGGCCAGATTTACCGGTTTTGACGAAGTATTCAGTGCACTTTACGTTGACTTCGACAATATTTACACCCGCTTTCTTGAAATTGACCCCGAGGCGGCCAGGGCCTTTGGCTCTGTTCCATACCGGTGGGTGCGCTGGATTGAAAACCATGCGCTGCGCATTCTTTACGGCGAAGGCGTGCGCCGCCGCATCCTCAAGCGCATGTGCTACCTGAACCCCCAACGCTATCAGGAATACCGTAACCCCTTCATCCGCAGCGCATTTCAGGTGGTGGACTGCCCGCCGCTGACCACCCGCGGCAAGACCAGCACCGATATCCATCTGGTGATGGACTGCATGGACGACCTCTCCCACTCCACCCACTTTGACGAATTCATCATTCTTTCCGGCGATGCGGACTTTACCCCCCTGCTCATCCGCTTGCAGGAACATGCCCGCCGCACCTTGGTGCTTTCTGTGGGCTATTCTTCACCCGCGTACACGGCTGCGGCATCCTGGCGCATCCGCGAAGACTGGTTTTTGCAGCAGGCCCTGCGCGACGAGCGCGCCGATGAAGTGGACGACCAGCCCATTGCTGTAGTGCCCACACCCCCCATTGCCCGCACCGCGCACGCAGCGCCTTCCGCCCCCGAAAAAAACCCTGACGACGAAGACGAAGGCCCAGCCCCCGGAAATGCGTGGTAA
- the trpB gene encoding tryptophan synthase subunit beta, which yields MSQHSAPYGIPDSKGFFGAYGGQFVPEPLKARLDEVAEAMKAAEADRSFQKELDYLCSHYTGRPNPVFHCANLSRHLGGAQIWLKREDLNHLGAHKINNTLGQCLLAKRMGKKRVIAETGAGQHGVATAATAALMGLECTICMGEVDIERQHLNVIRMEMLGSRVVAAKSGQRTLKEAVDEALGMWIEDPEMFYVLGSAVGPHPYPYMVRVFQSVVGREARAQMLAETGRLPDACLGCVGGGSNAIGLFAGFLDDADVRLLGVEPGGRGNSYGEHAASLCLGEPGVMHGFNSYMIKDPAGEAGEVYSISAGLDYPSVGPEHALLKDMGRAEYVSVTDREALDAFFALSRHEGIIPALESSHALAHAMKMAPAMPVDGILLVNLSGRGDKDVAQVAEMMQKGLI from the coding sequence ATGAGCCAGCATTCCGCCCCTTACGGCATTCCTGACAGCAAGGGCTTTTTTGGGGCCTATGGCGGGCAGTTCGTACCCGAGCCTCTCAAGGCACGTCTGGACGAAGTGGCTGAAGCCATGAAGGCCGCCGAGGCGGATCGGTCCTTCCAGAAAGAGCTGGATTATCTTTGCTCCCACTACACGGGGCGGCCCAATCCGGTATTCCACTGCGCCAACCTGAGCCGTCACCTTGGCGGCGCGCAGATATGGCTCAAGCGCGAAGACCTCAACCATCTGGGCGCGCACAAGATCAACAATACTCTTGGGCAGTGCCTGCTGGCAAAGCGCATGGGCAAAAAGCGCGTTATTGCGGAAACCGGCGCAGGCCAGCACGGTGTCGCCACAGCGGCCACAGCGGCCCTGATGGGGCTGGAATGCACCATCTGCATGGGTGAAGTGGATATTGAACGCCAGCACCTCAATGTCATCCGCATGGAGATGCTCGGCTCGCGCGTGGTGGCTGCCAAGAGTGGTCAGCGCACCCTCAAGGAAGCCGTGGACGAAGCTCTGGGCATGTGGATTGAAGATCCGGAAATGTTCTATGTGCTCGGCTCTGCCGTTGGCCCCCATCCATACCCCTATATGGTGCGCGTTTTTCAGTCCGTGGTGGGGCGCGAGGCCCGAGCCCAGATGCTGGCCGAAACTGGCCGCCTGCCCGATGCCTGCCTTGGTTGCGTGGGCGGCGGTTCCAACGCCATTGGCCTGTTCGCGGGCTTTCTTGACGATGCGGACGTGCGCCTTTTGGGCGTGGAACCTGGCGGTCGCGGCAACAGCTACGGCGAACATGCCGCATCCCTCTGCCTGGGCGAACCCGGCGTCATGCACGGTTTCAACTCCTACATGATTAAGGATCCTGCGGGCGAGGCGGGCGAAGTGTATTCCATCTCTGCCGGGCTTGATTATCCCTCTGTGGGGCCGGAGCATGCCCTGCTCAAGGATATGGGCCGCGCCGAATACGTCAGCGTGACGGACAGGGAAGCCCTGGACGCATTTTTTGCCCTTTCGCGGCATGAAGGCATCATCCCGGCGCTGGAATCTTCCCACGCGCTGGCCCATGCCATGAAGATGGCCCCCGCCATGCCTGTGGACGGTATCTTGCTGGTGAACCTCTCTGGCCGTGGCGACAAGGACGTGGCCCAGGTGGCCGAAATGATGCAGAAGGGTCTGATTTAG
- a CDS encoding basic amino acid ABC transporter substrate-binding protein — MIRRLLLALVAVSLLCGQAMAAEKFIVATDCTWPPMEMLDANKQPIGFDVDFITAVGKAAGFEVDVRNIAWDGIFGGVATGQYDIVAAATTITEERQKQFDFSDPYYEVAQAVVLPAGKSIKSLADLKGKKVGGQIGTTGVFVIRKAGVTVDLKEYDDVGLAIQDMLGGRLDAVICDDPVALYYVNKKADTAGKLNISFKTEEKEYYGFTVRKGRKDLVEKLNKGIKDVKASGVEAQLLQKWMGASK, encoded by the coding sequence ATGATCCGTCGTCTGTTGCTGGCCCTGGTTGCCGTTTCCCTTTTGTGCGGCCAGGCCATGGCTGCTGAAAAATTCATTGTGGCCACCGACTGCACCTGGCCCCCCATGGAAATGCTGGACGCCAACAAGCAGCCCATTGGCTTTGATGTGGACTTCATCACTGCCGTTGGCAAGGCCGCCGGTTTTGAGGTTGATGTGCGCAACATCGCCTGGGACGGCATTTTCGGCGGCGTAGCCACCGGACAGTACGACATCGTGGCTGCCGCCACCACTATCACCGAAGAACGCCAGAAGCAGTTTGACTTCTCTGATCCTTATTATGAAGTTGCCCAGGCCGTAGTGCTGCCCGCTGGCAAGAGCATCAAGAGCCTGGCTGACCTCAAGGGCAAGAAGGTCGGCGGCCAGATCGGCACCACCGGCGTGTTTGTTATCCGCAAGGCTGGCGTGACTGTTGACCTCAAGGAATACGACGATGTGGGCCTTGCCATTCAGGACATGCTGGGCGGCCGCCTTGACGCCGTTATCTGCGATGATCCGGTTGCGCTCTACTACGTCAACAAAAAGGCCGACACCGCCGGCAAGCTGAACATTTCCTTCAAGACAGAAGAAAAGGAATACTACGGCTTTACCGTGCGCAAGGGCCGCAAGGACCTGGTGGAAAAGCTGAACAAGGGCATCAAGGACGTGAAAGCCTCCGGCGTGGAAGCCCAGTTGCTCCAGAAGTGGATGGGCGCTTCCAAGTAA